A stretch of the Streptomyces sp. WMMB303 genome encodes the following:
- the fxsT gene encoding FxSxx-COOH system tetratricopeptide repeat protein, giving the protein MVAQRETARGRPPGGEPEHFVVVFPGYHRGWGNWIAHRLESHGHRTTLQRWDPDREQPLEEALGDLQLATGRVLLVISDLFLQLGPRTEADWNAVLRGYVARHAEEFAAVNLTNRELLPATAVLEPVNLWGVGEEEAERRLLNRLGLRPRRVPVPQPGYASRYPNDPPAVWGEVPRRNGRFTGRDVILGDLQQRLMDAEHGAAVCTLVGTAGIGKTQIAAEYAHRFAPDYDVVWWVNCDQRNTQRDTFGALAAEIGLDSSGEVGERVRAVRDALRRNEPSGRWLLIFDGWEEPEDAAGYLPQGGSGHVLITSRNKSWRAGTDIKQISAFRRAESTGYLMRRAPHITVEQADQVASEFQDLPLQLAQAAAWLGEEGMEVPEYLRMVRGVGLTRLESNTMPDDYPYSSLTSWSMLLNKLRKSEPRAVELLSLCSVFAPGRIPLGLARAIPSGELPESLRWLSNDRSGWSRALDSLVNYSVLTREARTPAMGDVDQNDSVHMHQVVHSVIGELTRGREDEVYRDTVHRLLVEADTGTPNDSRQWGRYAEMLPHLVASAAPASKERRVQEMLLNCLRYCFASGEYSVGSELAENIRADWETFLDPAADQMLALATLQGNLLRQRGRFREAQMLDSARLQRLRGMPHADGLHEEAVMDATSCLASDLRLLGQYDEALQLQEQVVEVSRRLYGPLEWTSLLAQHNLAVGLRLLGRYEDAYETDLDTLRKREQELRARHPHTLASGNASARDLRLMGRYQEALARQELGMRLHLQVLGAQHPQTLMARHNLLLCQRRAGAPGQDIATAMALLLEQHEKVHNRSHYSTLSLLTDYGNFLREQGDVDLARELLIEAEDGFRSLLGQAHPVPTAMQSNAGLVLQAEGERDGALNMFEQALVGLTTLLGADHPTTLGCALNASGGRNLSEALEDAYELSGDTLERSRRALGEDHPLTLSCMVAHAGDLRSLRRREEARALESTALERFTHSLGAQHHHTLAARRRTRPYWDYEPYLG; this is encoded by the coding sequence ATGGTCGCTCAGCGGGAAACGGCTCGGGGCAGGCCGCCCGGAGGGGAGCCCGAGCACTTCGTGGTGGTCTTTCCCGGCTATCACCGAGGCTGGGGCAACTGGATCGCGCACCGGCTGGAGAGCCACGGGCACCGCACCACGCTCCAGCGCTGGGACCCGGACCGGGAGCAACCGCTGGAGGAAGCCCTCGGCGACCTCCAGCTCGCCACCGGGCGGGTGCTGCTGGTCATCAGCGACCTGTTCCTCCAGCTCGGCCCGCGCACCGAGGCCGACTGGAACGCCGTACTGCGCGGCTACGTGGCCCGGCACGCCGAGGAGTTCGCCGCCGTCAACCTCACCAACCGCGAACTGCTGCCCGCCACCGCCGTACTGGAGCCGGTCAATCTGTGGGGCGTCGGCGAGGAGGAAGCCGAGCGGCGGCTGCTGAACCGGCTGGGGCTGCGGCCCCGCAGGGTGCCCGTGCCACAGCCCGGCTACGCCAGCCGCTACCCCAACGATCCCCCCGCCGTCTGGGGCGAGGTGCCGCGCCGCAACGGCCGGTTCACCGGACGGGACGTCATCCTCGGCGACCTCCAGCAGCGTCTGATGGACGCCGAGCACGGCGCCGCCGTCTGCACCCTGGTGGGCACGGCCGGTATCGGCAAGACGCAGATCGCGGCGGAGTACGCGCACCGCTTCGCGCCCGACTACGACGTGGTCTGGTGGGTCAACTGCGACCAGCGCAACACCCAACGCGACACCTTCGGCGCACTCGCCGCCGAGATCGGCCTCGACAGTTCCGGGGAGGTCGGTGAGCGGGTCCGCGCGGTACGCGACGCGCTGCGCCGGAACGAGCCCTCCGGCCGCTGGCTGCTGATCTTCGACGGCTGGGAGGAGCCCGAGGACGCGGCCGGCTATCTCCCGCAGGGCGGCAGCGGGCACGTCCTGATCACCTCCCGCAACAAGAGCTGGCGGGCCGGCACCGACATCAAGCAGATCAGCGCCTTCCGCCGGGCCGAGTCCACCGGCTACCTGATGCGCCGCGCCCCGCACATCACCGTCGAGCAGGCCGACCAGGTGGCGAGCGAATTCCAGGACCTGCCGCTGCAGCTCGCCCAGGCCGCCGCCTGGCTGGGTGAGGAGGGCATGGAGGTACCCGAGTACCTGCGCATGGTGCGCGGCGTGGGGCTCACCCGGCTGGAGAGCAACACCATGCCGGACGACTACCCGTACTCGTCGCTGACCTCCTGGTCGATGCTGCTCAACAAACTGCGCAAGTCCGAACCGCGCGCCGTCGAACTGCTCTCCCTGTGCTCGGTCTTCGCCCCCGGCCGTATCCCGCTGGGCCTCGCCCGGGCCATCCCGTCCGGGGAACTCCCCGAGAGCCTGCGCTGGCTCAGCAACGACCGCTCCGGCTGGTCCCGCGCCCTGGACTCCCTCGTCAACTACTCGGTGCTCACCCGCGAGGCCCGCACACCCGCGATGGGCGACGTCGACCAGAACGACTCCGTGCACATGCACCAGGTCGTCCACAGCGTCATCGGCGAGCTGACCCGGGGTCGGGAGGACGAGGTCTACCGCGACACCGTGCACCGGCTGCTGGTCGAGGCCGACACCGGAACGCCGAACGACAGCCGCCAGTGGGGCCGGTACGCGGAGATGCTGCCCCATCTGGTGGCCTCGGCGGCGCCCGCCAGCAAGGAGCGCCGCGTCCAGGAGATGCTGCTCAACTGCCTGCGCTACTGCTTCGCCAGCGGCGAGTACAGCGTCGGCTCCGAGCTGGCCGAGAATATCCGCGCGGATTGGGAGACGTTCCTGGACCCCGCGGCGGACCAGATGCTGGCCCTCGCCACCCTCCAGGGCAATCTGCTGCGCCAGCGGGGCCGCTTCCGGGAGGCGCAGATGCTCGACAGCGCCCGGCTGCAGCGGCTGCGCGGAATGCCGCACGCCGACGGCCTCCACGAGGAAGCCGTCATGGACGCCACCAGCTGTCTCGCCTCCGACCTACGGCTGCTGGGGCAGTACGACGAGGCGCTGCAGTTGCAGGAGCAGGTCGTCGAGGTCTCCCGTAGGCTCTACGGCCCGTTGGAGTGGACGAGCCTGCTCGCGCAGCACAATCTGGCCGTCGGCCTGCGGCTACTGGGCCGCTATGAGGACGCCTACGAAACGGACCTGGACACCCTCCGCAAACGCGAGCAGGAACTGCGCGCCCGCCACCCGCACACCCTCGCCTCCGGCAACGCCAGCGCCCGCGACCTGCGGCTGATGGGCCGCTACCAGGAGGCGCTGGCCCGGCAGGAACTCGGCATGCGGCTGCACCTGCAGGTGCTCGGCGCCCAGCATCCGCAGACCCTCATGGCCCGGCACAATCTGCTGCTGTGCCAGCGCAGGGCGGGCGCCCCGGGCCAGGACATCGCCACCGCCATGGCGCTCCTGCTGGAGCAGCACGAGAAGGTGCACAACCGCAGCCACTACTCCACGCTGTCGCTGCTGACCGACTACGGCAACTTCCTGCGTGAGCAGGGGGACGTGGACCTGGCCCGGGAACTGCTGATCGAGGCGGAGGACGGGTTCCGCTCGCTGCTCGGCCAGGCGCACCCGGTCCCCACCGCGATGCAGTCCAACGCGGGTCTGGTGCTCCAGGCGGAGGGCGAACGCGACGGGGCGCTCAACATGTTCGAGCAGGCGCTGGTCGGGCTCACCACCCTGCTGGGCGCCGACCACCCCACCACCCTGGGCTGCGCCCTGAACGCCAGCGGCGGCCGCAACCTCAGCGAGGCGCTGGAGGACGCCTACGAGCTGAGCGGCGACACCCTGGAGCGTTCCCGGCGGGCGCTGGGCGAGGACCATCCGCTCACCCTGTCGTGCATGGTCGCCCACGCGGGCGACCTGCGCTCGCTGCGGCGCCGCGAGGAGGCCCGCGCGCTGGAGAGCACGGCCCTGGAGCGGTTCACCCACTCGCTCGGCGCCCAGCACCACCACACGCTCGCCGCCCGCCGGCGCACCCGCCCCTACTGGGACTACGAGCCCTACCTGGGCTGA
- a CDS encoding HEXXH motif-containing putative peptide modification protein: MNPLEIPGPRLRRMGETRPLPGEVAALEDWLHSRRLVLLKTLLTRAERVPLPGPAARALRAHWTLLEDAEQLDPAAARRALGSPAAGNWLAHALAAPSGEDFAAVVADLGALAAAVALAAGADFRLDLPVLAGRLTLPGLGAYLCAAPRARVAAHGGTVTFAPQGGAPSSLARGALLRHEVPPAGPWRPLNRLPGGCAVLDDRDPHLAREEGRAGLAGLLPAAVTAPGEAREWRELWTRALALLREADPERAAEVAALVRTVVPVRWKPDGRASATRLAAPWAVLTTLPESPQEMAEVLVHEVQHSKLAVLGGAVRLDHESAGSVYRVGWRSDPRPLGAVVQGTYAHLALADLWGRLADRAAAPAAERAAARRRAADYRAQVDHALFLLMGSGQLTPQGTEFVEGMRRRHERLGSPGGPAVRAAGRARRGGPAGDAENAADRLTNGHFG, encoded by the coding sequence ATGAACCCTCTTGAGATACCGGGCCCCCGGCTGCGCCGGATGGGGGAGACCCGACCGCTGCCGGGAGAGGTCGCCGCGCTGGAGGACTGGCTGCACAGCAGGCGCCTCGTCCTGCTCAAGACGCTGCTGACCCGGGCCGAGCGTGTCCCGCTCCCCGGCCCGGCGGCCCGCGCGCTGCGTGCGCACTGGACGCTGCTGGAGGACGCCGAGCAGCTCGACCCTGCCGCGGCGCGCCGCGCCCTCGGCTCCCCGGCGGCCGGAAACTGGCTGGCGCACGCGCTGGCCGCGCCGTCCGGGGAGGACTTCGCGGCGGTCGTCGCGGACCTGGGCGCGCTCGCCGCCGCCGTCGCCCTCGCGGCCGGGGCCGACTTCCGGCTCGACCTCCCGGTCCTGGCCGGCCGGCTGACGCTTCCCGGACTCGGCGCGTACCTGTGCGCGGCCCCCCGGGCACGGGTCGCCGCCCACGGCGGTACCGTCACCTTCGCCCCGCAGGGTGGGGCGCCGAGCTCCCTGGCGCGGGGCGCCCTGCTGCGGCACGAGGTGCCCCCGGCCGGTCCCTGGCGCCCGCTGAACCGGTTGCCCGGCGGCTGCGCCGTCCTGGACGACCGCGACCCCCACCTCGCCCGCGAGGAGGGCCGGGCCGGGCTCGCGGGCCTGCTGCCGGCCGCCGTGACGGCACCCGGCGAGGCCCGCGAGTGGCGGGAGCTGTGGACGCGGGCGCTGGCCCTGCTGCGCGAAGCCGACCCCGAGCGGGCCGCCGAGGTGGCGGCCCTCGTGCGGACCGTGGTCCCCGTCCGGTGGAAACCCGACGGACGGGCCAGCGCCACCCGGCTGGCGGCGCCCTGGGCGGTGCTGACGACCCTTCCGGAGTCGCCGCAGGAGATGGCCGAGGTGCTCGTCCACGAGGTGCAGCACAGCAAGCTGGCCGTACTGGGCGGAGCCGTACGGCTCGACCACGAGTCCGCCGGGAGCGTCTACCGGGTGGGCTGGCGCAGCGACCCCAGACCGCTGGGCGCCGTCGTGCAGGGCACCTACGCACATCTGGCCCTCGCCGACCTGTGGGGCAGGCTCGCGGACCGGGCCGCGGCCCCGGCCGCCGAGCGCGCCGCCGCCCGGCGCCGCGCTGCGGACTACCGGGCCCAGGTCGACCATGCCCTTTTCCTCCTTATGGGCTCTGGTCAACTCACGCCACAGGGCACAGAGTTCGTGGAGGGAATGCGCCGCCGGCACGAGCGGCTCGGCTCCCCGGGCGGGCCGGCCGTCCGCGCCGCGGGGCGAGCCCGGCGCGGTGGCCCGGCCGGCGACGCGGAAAACGCAGCAGACAGGCTGACCAACGGTCACTTTGGGTAA
- a CDS encoding SAV_2336 N-terminal domain-related protein produces MSAASTPPRRPPGSGRESTAEPGPAQRYRQDVTELVARLRAAGRESGSEELAEALWLARFAAGGAAREPDADSTGPRYQGSRTPQPEPPMPPVEDHDADEPADPHPVQERTAPVSLFAPRRHGGGTPAGFPVRAPAAGALSGLLELQHALRPLHGYRPPLPPATGALDEAATADLSARSTTVLPVFGTEVRRYSEIQLLMDASPTASVWQPTLERLRQTFEQLGAFRDVQVRYLHRAPDGAPLIGTGPAAGTARLRPADEYRDTTGRRLTLVVSDCVGALWQDGRAQRLLHHWSGRAPLAVVQPLPPRLWPRTALPAEPGLLLRERSAGGRVTFEPDSFDAPEQDDAVPVPVLLPTPEALGNWARLLGTDSERAVAGAAAWVLPRHPAMPAPRTSPGAVPARTLLREFRNSASPGALDLAVHLAVVPLLLPVIHLVQEAMLPDTGPMELAEVLLSGLLTRLPEEDGPQGREEAADDRGEPSGPRYAFAPGVRELLLQSLDQGAAVLILKHLSGYVAQRFGKGTRNFAAVAVAQLSGRAGRAHPVRSPGGPAEEVTEPDEAEDGDEMFATIPAEVVRFYLPEQTAVDQVAEAERLLRRWRDQGDIQLLHRARSVGEAARAADHDSPRARLALGRVLHALAGTASVRRSPQGPEPLLREAAELLTGDDPGTLLERAGVEYSLWQARGRQAAPDAAGTRHLLRAEGLLRSLAGRTTAPGRDTTDPSLPADAERTRKLRLGRVLLALARTAPEHRHRAAAEAAGELREASDMLADRAPGSSEPSGAPTTSEPRPAAVPGQHPEEHRTQHCGALLDLAAALRLSGAPPQERLEVLTRAGRLAGEHPGLRLRCVHERARVLRETGDLEAAAEAYAEAEQLSDRDSAQRGDLLVEWGEMLFTEVGALARAEGPLREALTRAPSGSPTVARAGLLLGRLLLLRYERENFLPDLYEGCHLLEQAARQGPEAESRAQAWLRLAAARAYFPAGAPELHQAAGEFGRALAELSGTRAGGSLIAARALHGRAEFHRAQGRTGEALADYRAAEAEWQLLAGHLADLPWAEVRATRDRMAELAG; encoded by the coding sequence ATGAGTGCGGCGTCGACCCCGCCGCGGCGCCCTCCGGGCAGTGGCCGGGAGTCCACCGCGGAACCGGGTCCCGCGCAGCGGTACCGGCAGGACGTCACGGAACTGGTCGCCCGGCTGCGCGCCGCGGGCCGGGAGTCGGGTTCCGAAGAGCTCGCCGAGGCGCTGTGGCTCGCCCGCTTCGCGGCGGGCGGCGCTGCACGGGAACCCGACGCGGACTCCACCGGCCCCCGCTACCAAGGGAGCCGGACGCCGCAGCCGGAGCCTCCCATGCCCCCAGTCGAGGACCACGACGCCGACGAACCCGCCGACCCCCACCCGGTCCAGGAGCGCACGGCGCCGGTCTCGCTGTTCGCACCGCGCCGGCACGGCGGGGGCACGCCCGCGGGCTTCCCGGTGCGGGCGCCCGCGGCGGGGGCGCTGTCCGGACTGCTGGAGCTGCAGCACGCACTGCGCCCCCTGCACGGCTACCGGCCGCCGTTGCCCCCGGCCACCGGCGCGCTGGACGAGGCGGCCACCGCCGACCTGAGCGCCCGCTCCACCACCGTGCTGCCGGTCTTCGGCACCGAGGTACGCCGCTACAGCGAGATCCAGCTCCTCATGGACGCCTCGCCCACCGCGTCGGTGTGGCAGCCCACCCTGGAGCGGCTGCGACAGACCTTCGAACAGCTCGGCGCCTTCCGCGACGTCCAGGTCCGCTACCTGCACCGCGCCCCGGACGGGGCCCCGCTGATCGGCACCGGCCCCGCGGCCGGGACCGCACGGCTGCGCCCCGCTGACGAGTACCGTGACACCACCGGGCGCCGGCTCACCCTCGTGGTCAGCGACTGCGTCGGCGCGCTGTGGCAGGACGGCCGCGCCCAGCGGCTGCTGCACCACTGGTCCGGGCGCGCCCCGCTGGCCGTGGTGCAACCGCTGCCGCCCCGGCTGTGGCCGCGTACCGCGCTGCCGGCCGAGCCCGGTCTGCTGCTGCGCGAGCGCAGCGCCGGCGGGCGCGTCACCTTCGAACCGGACAGCTTCGACGCGCCCGAGCAGGACGACGCCGTGCCGGTGCCGGTGCTGCTCCCCACGCCCGAGGCGCTGGGCAACTGGGCGCGGCTGCTGGGCACCGACAGCGAGCGGGCGGTCGCCGGCGCCGCGGCCTGGGTGCTGCCCCGGCATCCGGCGATGCCCGCGCCACGTACCTCCCCGGGCGCCGTTCCGGCCCGCACTCTGCTGCGCGAGTTCCGCAACAGCGCCTCACCCGGAGCCCTCGACCTGGCCGTGCACCTGGCGGTGGTGCCGCTGCTGCTGCCGGTCATCCACCTGGTGCAGGAGGCGATGCTGCCCGACACGGGGCCGATGGAACTGGCCGAAGTGCTGCTGTCCGGACTGCTGACCCGGCTGCCGGAAGAAGACGGCCCGCAGGGCCGCGAGGAGGCGGCAGACGACCGCGGAGAACCGTCCGGGCCGCGCTACGCGTTCGCGCCGGGAGTCCGCGAACTGCTGCTGCAGTCGCTCGACCAGGGCGCCGCCGTCCTCATCCTCAAGCACCTGTCCGGCTACGTGGCGCAGCGCTTCGGCAAGGGCACCCGCAACTTCGCCGCCGTGGCCGTCGCCCAGCTCTCCGGCCGCGCCGGCCGGGCGCATCCGGTCCGGTCACCCGGAGGTCCCGCGGAGGAGGTCACGGAGCCGGACGAGGCCGAGGACGGGGACGAGATGTTCGCCACGATCCCCGCCGAAGTGGTCCGCTTCTACCTGCCCGAGCAGACCGCGGTCGACCAGGTGGCCGAGGCCGAACGGCTGCTGCGCCGCTGGCGCGACCAGGGCGACATCCAACTCCTCCACCGGGCCCGCTCGGTGGGCGAGGCCGCCCGCGCCGCCGACCACGACAGCCCGCGCGCCCGGCTGGCCCTGGGCAGGGTGCTGCACGCCCTCGCCGGCACGGCCTCCGTACGCCGCAGCCCGCAGGGACCCGAGCCGTTACTCCGGGAGGCCGCCGAACTGCTGACCGGCGACGACCCCGGCACGCTGCTGGAGCGCGCCGGTGTGGAGTACTCGCTGTGGCAGGCGCGCGGCCGACAGGCGGCGCCCGACGCGGCGGGCACCCGGCACCTGCTGCGCGCCGAGGGGCTCTTGCGCTCACTGGCGGGCCGCACCACGGCGCCCGGCCGGGACACGACGGACCCGTCGCTCCCGGCGGACGCCGAGCGCACCCGTAAACTCCGGCTGGGCCGGGTGCTGCTCGCACTGGCCCGGACCGCGCCCGAACACCGTCACCGGGCGGCCGCCGAGGCCGCCGGCGAACTCCGCGAAGCGAGCGACATGCTGGCAGACCGCGCCCCCGGTTCCTCCGAGCCCTCCGGTGCCCCCACGACCTCCGAACCCCGGCCGGCGGCGGTGCCCGGACAGCACCCCGAGGAGCACCGGACGCAGCACTGCGGTGCCCTCCTGGACCTGGCGGCCGCCCTGCGGCTGAGCGGCGCACCGCCGCAGGAGCGCCTCGAGGTGCTGACCCGCGCCGGACGACTGGCGGGGGAGCACCCCGGACTGCGGTTGCGCTGTGTCCACGAGCGCGCCCGGGTGCTGCGCGAGACCGGGGACCTGGAAGCGGCGGCCGAGGCGTACGCGGAGGCCGAGCAGTTGTCGGACCGCGACAGCGCGCAGCGCGGCGACCTGCTCGTGGAGTGGGGGGAGATGCTGTTCACCGAGGTCGGGGCGCTCGCGCGCGCGGAGGGTCCGCTGCGCGAGGCCCTCACCCGTGCCCCGTCCGGCAGTCCCACCGTGGCCAGGGCCGGGCTGCTGCTGGGCCGCCTCCTGCTGCTCCGCTACGAACGCGAGAACTTCCTGCCCGACCTGTACGAGGGGTGTCATCTGCTGGAGCAGGCGGCCCGCCAGGGCCCGGAGGCCGAGAGCCGTGCACAGGCGTGGCTGCGGCTGGCCGCGGCGCGCGCGTACTTCCCCGCGGGCGCTCCCGAGCTCCACCAGGCGGCCGGCGAGTTCGGCAGGGCGCTGGCGGAGCTGTCCGGTACGCGTGCGGGCGGCTCCCTCATCGCGGCCAGGGCCCTGCACGGGCGGGCCGAGTTCCACCGCGCCCAGGGGCGCACCGGGGAGGCGCTGGCCGACTACCGCGCCGCGGAGGCCGAGTGGCAGCTGCTGGCCGGTCACCTCGCGGACCTCCCCTGGGCCGAGGTGCGCGCCACCCGGGACCGGATGGCCGAACTGGCGGGGTGA
- a CDS encoding MoxR family ATPase produces the protein MSDWRIYRGAGVPHEAVRELPDPPPWRDFTGAGTGPDSPDGGTGPEGADTARRLGARRRLVESLHPRPEEVEAVNAALYLRRPLLVTGNPGTGKSTLAHAVAHELGLGRVLRWPIVSRTTLQDGLYHYDAIGRLQDVQLDRAVAGDGTPSARPPIGSYLRLGPLGTALLPARPAEPGGVPLPRVLLVDELDKSDIDLPSDLLNVLEDGEFTLPELERIADREPVTEVLTADGDRARIEGGRVRCTAFPFIVLTSNGERDFPAALLRRCIQLDLKPPGDEQLAAMVLAHLGEEALEDGAELVQRFLRRQPGQVIATDQLLNALFLTQHASGVERVSRDRLAEMLLRPLDRPR, from the coding sequence GTGAGCGATTGGCGCATCTACCGCGGTGCGGGGGTGCCGCACGAGGCTGTGCGCGAGCTGCCCGACCCGCCGCCCTGGCGCGACTTCACCGGCGCCGGCACCGGACCGGACTCCCCGGACGGCGGGACCGGCCCGGAGGGCGCCGACACCGCCAGGCGACTGGGCGCCCGGCGCCGCCTGGTCGAGAGCCTCCACCCGCGCCCGGAGGAGGTCGAGGCCGTCAACGCGGCCCTGTACCTGCGCCGTCCGCTGCTGGTCACCGGCAATCCCGGCACCGGGAAATCCACCCTCGCGCACGCGGTCGCGCACGAGCTGGGCCTGGGCAGAGTGCTGCGCTGGCCCATCGTCAGCCGCACCACCCTGCAGGACGGGCTCTACCACTACGACGCCATCGGCCGGCTGCAGGACGTCCAACTGGACCGCGCGGTGGCCGGAGACGGCACCCCGTCCGCCCGCCCGCCGATCGGCTCCTACCTGCGGCTGGGCCCGCTCGGTACCGCGCTGCTGCCCGCACGCCCCGCCGAGCCGGGCGGGGTACCGCTGCCCAGGGTGCTGCTCGTCGACGAGCTGGACAAGAGCGACATCGACCTGCCCAGCGACCTGCTGAACGTCTTGGAGGACGGCGAGTTCACCCTTCCCGAACTGGAACGCATCGCCGACCGCGAGCCGGTCACCGAGGTGCTGACAGCGGACGGCGACCGGGCCCGGATCGAGGGCGGCCGGGTGCGCTGCACCGCCTTCCCGTTCATCGTGCTCACCTCCAACGGAGAGCGGGACTTCCCGGCAGCCCTGCTGCGCCGCTGCATCCAGCTCGACCTCAAACCGCCCGGCGACGAGCAGCTCGCCGCGATGGTCCTCGCGCATCTGGGAGAGGAGGCGCTGGAGGACGGCGCCGAACTGGTCCAGCGATTCCTGCGGCGTCAGCCGGGCCAGGTCATCGCCACCGACCAGCTCCTCAACGCCCTGTTCCTCACCCAGCACGCCTCGGGCGTCGAGCGGGTCTCCCGCGACCGGCTCGCCGAGATGCTGCTGCGGCCGCTCGACCGCCCGAGGTGA